DNA from Zonotrichia leucophrys gambelii isolate GWCS_2022_RI chromosome 5, RI_Zleu_2.0, whole genome shotgun sequence:
GGCCGGCCGTGCCgccgcgcggggccgggccgcggggcCGACTCACCGGTGTCCTGGCGGAACTGGTGCATGGACTGCAGGTCGATGATGTAGGGCGCCAGGCGGCTGTCGGCCTGGCCCAGCACCACGCTgccgcccgcccgcggcccGGCGCGGGCCACCGCCTCGATGTGGTGGCTGACGGCCGGGCTGTAGGGCCGCCAGCGGCCGTGCTCGTTCAGCCATTCCCACACCACCACGGCCGAGGCCAGCAGCATGGCTCCGCCgccccggccgcggccccggctGGCTGCGCCGCTGCCGCCCGCCCCGGCGGCTCTCGCATGCTCGGCGCGGCGCAGGGCTCtgcccgcccccgcccggggCCGGAGCCGCGCACGGCCGGGCCGCCCCTCGCTCGCCCCTGCGCGCACCCGcggcgccgctcccggcccgctccgcccggccccgcccgcacCGAGcgccccgggccgggggcggcacCGCGCCACGTCAGCGCGCCCCGCCCCGGTGGCACCGAGCGACCCGCCGGGGGCGAGGGACCCATCCCGCACCGGGGCATCTCCCACTGTCCCGGTATCCCTGTGCTGCATCCCGCTTTCCCACTGTCCCCGTATCCCAGTGCTGCACCCCGGGTCCGCACTGTCCCCGTACCCCTGTGCTGCATCCCGGGTCCGCACTGTCCCCATACCCGcaccctgctcccctgggacccctcccaATGTCCCTGTACCCCCACCCTGCAGGCCCCCCGTACCCCTAACCAGGTGTGCAGCCCGGGGGGTCCCTGGTGTCCCATCCTGGTGGAGACCCCCAGTCGCTGCCTGCCAGCAGAGACTCAGGGTGCTGGTGGGTCACAGGGAAACTGCTCCATGTGCTGTGTCATAGAAATGTCGCCCAAGAGCTTCTTCAGGAAGTGGCCCCCTGGGCTGCTCTTGCCCATGACCCATGACACACAAAAATTGTTTCAAAGCCCAAAATTGCCTCATGTCTGAGGGCATGTGGGCTGTaaccccagctcctgcaccccagctctcccagctgcctggctgcccctgctgtGACGTGCACAACCCTGTGCAACCCTCAGACTCAGGAGCAGCCAGCGCTGGCCCTTCCCAGCAGGCCAGAAAAACATTCCTGAGCTTGTTCTCCCACAGAGCCCCATAAGCAGCTTCCCAGGACAGCCCTGAATGACAGGATATTGGTGACAGACTGGTCTCATCCTTTTTGTGCTCCTGTGCTCAAACACACCTAACACTGATTTCCTTGTATATTAAACACCTGGACTTTCCTGGTTCGGGAGAAATGTGCAAAttgcccctgtgccccaggctTGGCAGCACAGGAAATCCCCCAGTCCATGGTCCACCtcagcctgcaggcagctcatCCCCAGGCAGGTGGTGGAGCTCCTCTCTGGACAAACCTGTTTCCCAGGCACTGCCCATCCTGCTGAGTGCCTGCCAGAGGCGCTTGTGAGAAACCATTAGACAAGAtccaaaagagaggaaaaaacgaagggaagggaaagggggaacAGGTGGGGACTGACTGCGGTGATGCCAGCTGGCGGGCACTGTGGTGAGAGAGGATGAGGTGAACCACAAAGGTTCTCCTTTTTCCAGCTCACACTTGGATATACACATGGGGCTACGCTTCAGGCGCATTTTCCTGCAAGAAGGGAGGTCTCCTGGCCCTtcccaggaaagcagcacagccacagagagCCACTCCTCTGGGTTTTCACCTGCTCCTTTGAGGCAGACAAGTGCAGCCAAGGCTACGACGGGGGAAACCCGGGGAAATCCGTTCCACTGACTCagacaggaggaaaaggctTTCCTgctattaaaaaaggaaagtgttGGTGAATATCCACccacctctgctccagctcaggataAAGAAGTCAGAAGCCAGCACTGCAACACTGGTGTGGGCCCGTGGGTGAAGCAGTGGGACCAGCACAGCAGAATCCCACCGGCCTCTGGGCAAGGAGCAAATCCATTCTCACCCAGCACCAAGGCCTGAGGTCAgggagcagcctcagccagcTCGAAGCCTTTCCAACCCCACAAAGTGTGCCCAGCCACACATTAAGCCCTAAAAACATTTATTAGTTTGAAATTAAACACGTCCATGGGTTGCTTTTGGTGGCTGCATCCTTGCTGCAATTTGGGAGTgcacccctccctccctccttccccctaTTCCCAGTTCCCTGTTCCCACCAGCACTACAAATCCCTTCTCTCTTCCCAAAGCACAAAGCTGGATGGTTGTGGTGGGTTCTCAGTTTGCAGGAGGCCACTGCAGGGGTCCTCAGCAGCATCAACCACACGGGTACAACTGTCCACCCCTAAAACTCCTAATTTCTGATTCCAAAATGAACAGCTTCGTTTGCCTTCAGCCACTCGGATCAACTTCACTTCAATCCATGGCAGAGCAAATCCAAGGGCCTCCTTGCACCACGGGAGCTCAGCTGTCGGGCGCCCTTGTCCTCGCCAAATCACTTCACTGGTGAttccctcagggctgcagctgaaaaATAGCATTAAACCCCAGCCAGCTCAGACGTCACCGCCTCTGCACGGCACAGCGGGGGCTGGCTAGCAGGGAAaggcccagagctggagcctCTAGCTCAGCCAAGGCCTGGAGGTTTGGATTAATGGATTGctttttcccattgtttctgGGTAGGGTGGCCATTCCCGAGCGCGGTGGCTGCTCCACAAATGCAGGTGCACCCAGCTGGCAAGGTAACAGGGAAGGAGTAAGGAAGGTTGCAAAAGCCCAGGGAAATCTCTGGGGCAACACCACGGTCCACCTTGGGTCTCCATTGCTGCTTTCAGCCTGGAGTGCAAGCACAGCCCCGAGCTGAgctctctgccagcagctgaggtgGGAGGATCGGGTTGCAGCCTTGGCCGGCTCCCTGCGATCTGAAGGTCACCTCGTACCCGGCCTGTGCTGCCGGAGAAAAGAGGTCTGTTCCCACCTGGCCGGGTGGTGAGGTTCAAGGACACGCTGCAGATGTCCCTGGCCACCCTTGGGAAGGTGAGGAGGGCGTGAGCACCCGGccactgctgagctggagggTGCAAGGGCAGAAGAGCATTGGGCTTcaagcacacagcagcaggcaaGAAAAACACTTGTCAGAAAAGAGACTTGCTTTGActaatcctgaaaaaaataatggccATAAATTGTTATTCCCCAGTGCAGGGAAGCATAAAGATTGAAATAATCCAGtctgagctgcaggcagctgagggcaggcagCAAGCGGCAATGAAGAAGGTGCAGGTTCTTCCTCTCAGCCACCACTGATAAAAAACCATCAAAAGGCCCCATGAAACCACCCTTGCCCCAaccctgcagccctgtggggtCGGTGGGGTGGGCaggatggcactgggggctcagcctggggctgctctttgTCTCGCAGAGGCCCCGTGCCCGTGCAggcgctgctggtgctgggcaggcGCTGTGCCCGGCGCTGTCCCAACCTGCCACCACAAAGCCGCTTTGTGCAGGGCCGGCCGGGCACGtccccagcctcctccctgctctgtggccCCGGGCTCCCCCCACGCTGCCTGTCCTCTCACAGGCCAGGGAAGAAGGCAGGGCCACACCAGAACAGGGCACAACCCCAGTGACCCACcatctcctcctcatcctcccaccATCTCCTTCATCCCCAGCTCCTTCGTCTCCCCCATGACCTCCCAGTGGGTCGCACCCCCCAAACCTCTCACCCCACAGGGATGGACTCTTCCCTGGAGTGGCAACTGGGCAGCCCAGCCTCCCTGGTAAGCTGCCCCACCTCCCCCAAGAAGTACATCACCCTGGTAGATCTCCCAGCCCTTTTATTCACACGGCAGCCATCACATCCAGTCGGCAGGAGAACCGTGGCCCAGGAAGCTGTGGAACATCCCAGCACTCCACAGGATGAGCAATGTGGTTGGGGCTCTTAGGTTCTCCCATGCCATTCCCAGTCCTAAAATAAGCCCTGCAGGCACTAACCCCCTTGCAGAGAGAAGGCTTCTCTCCCTTCAGTTAAAAGATCCTCTCCATTATCATGTCCAAGCAATTAAGAATTCCCCCTCCTGATtgctcccccccctccccaaaaagccccaagcAGTTAGAGCAGAAATTCAATGAGCAGCCAACCAAGCTGGGCAGAAGGAGAGTCCACGTGCAGGAGGCCAAGCCTTGTGCCTTGTAGCTGGGGGCAGGTCCCAAGACTCCTTTCACCCGGTGATGCTCTTCTGTCccttggctcctgccctgcatccACAAGAGCCCCAAGGCAGCATCTGCATGCCATAGCAGTGTGCAAATTCCAAAGGGAAGGGCAGTGCTGCTTCTCATGACTCTAGGCCCTGGGGTGAGCAGCAAAGCTGCTTCCTGAGGGTAATTCAAGTGTCCAGCAGGAAGAGCCCAAGGACCCCTGaggatccctgctccctccaggctagactgcagcctgtgcctcagtttccccacgGGGAGCAGCATTAAAAGCATGGGGATTAATGGCACGGTCCCTCCCCTCCACGTCCCCTCCTTCGCTCTCAGCTGCCCTCTGAGAGGGTGGGCGAGGAGCCGCAGGGGCACCCAAGCCCCCCCACCCTGTGCTCGGCCTCAGGGGCTCTCGGCCAGGCCGGGGGCTGCGCCGGTGGCCGGGCTGGGCTTGGCGAGCTGCCGCAGGTCCCGCACGGACCTCACGGCCCACTGGGCCAGCTCCCGCAGTACGCCCAGGCCCCGCAGCTTCTGCTCGAAGAGGCTgaggcgcggcgggggcggcggcccgtcctcctcctcctcctcctcatccccctCCTCGCCGGGGACCCCGCGGCTCTCCAGCCGCAGCAGCTCCTCGAGGTGGTAGGCGAAGGCCGAGACCTGGAGCAGGACGGCCGCCAGCGCCCGGCCCAGGCCCGCGTCGGCCTCGCCCAGCTGCTCCCGCTGCTCCTCCAGCATCTGGGCCAGCAGGGCGCGGAAGGCCCGGTAGGCCGCCAGGTTCTCCAGCAGCCGCTGCGTGCCCGTCTGCTCATCCCAGCGCTCCACCGCCGCCAGCGGCACCCCCTCCACTGCCGCCACACTGGCCGAGGCGtccaagccctgctgctccacctgCAGGGTGAGACCCGCCGGGGATCAGCGGGGCAGGATAGACGTGGGGGGgatccccagccctgagggtgTCAGGGCAGTGCAAGTCGCCCGAGTCCTGCCCAGGTGTGAGCAGGCCGGGGTCCGGCAGGACTccgtgccccatccctgccgtGGGTCAGTCCTcgcaccccagcacagctcccagatcccagcagtgctcccagccccagagcagccagaaggAGCAGGGCAAACTCACGTAGGCGTCCAGGAGGTCGACGACATCCGCGCGCATCTTGCCGGCCAGGCGGATGCCGCGGCTGCAGAGGTCGCGGCGCCGGAGGGCAGCGGAGGGGCTCTCTGCGGCCGCCATGCTCCGGGCAGCTGTCACGGCCACCAGGCTCCGGGCACGGCAGCAGCCGCCCGGCCCGCCGAGGACAATCCCTTGCTGAGCTGGTGCATTCCAGCCGGGAGCTCCGCTCACACGTCCGCTGGCCTGGTTCTCCCCCTCTTCCGTGCCTGGGGCCTGGCACCACGCTGCAAATTCCCGCCTCTGGGATCAACAGCGACAGATTATTTCCCTAATTCCCCCACGCATCGCTACTCCGAGTGCCTTGCCCAGAACTGTCTGGCGCAGCAGCAACAGGCTCccagccccggctgccccactcctccctcccagccacacAGCGAGATTAGCAGCACGCTAAGCCCTCGGCTCATTCCAGAGCGCGGGAAACCACTGCCGGGAAGAGGCGAGCAAAGCCCGGACATTGCTCAACCCCTCAGCCCGGCAGCCGGCTGGAGCCTGAGCAGGACCAAGCAATGCTGGAGGGCAGCCCCCAGGCTGGAGATCCCGCAGCAGCCCCAAGCCAAACTGCAACCCCAACCCTGGCAGAAGGATCCGTGCCAGTTGCTTTTAACCCCCCTTTCCCCAGGAGTCCTGCCCTAAAGAGGGGCTGCAGATAAGGAAAGATATCCCAACCACCCCAGAACGACACCAGCCACGCCACAGGTGAGCTGCACACACCAAGACAAAAACAGCCCTTCGGGTTGGGTTGGTATTTCCTCAGTATGTTTATTTTGGTTATGCATTACCCAGATCAAGAGTGAGAAAAACCCCAGGAGTTGAAAAGCAGCTTCCCATGAATACCACAGTGTGCCTGGCTGgggatcccagggctggggtgtccccatATGCCCAGCAGCCCCCTTGCCACCCCGTGGCTactgcagaagctgctgagcTTGGGGAGCCcctggccagagcagcccccagccccagcccagtgGCCCAGGGCCTCTCAAGTGCTGCCCGTGCCAAAGAGCCTCATGCCCCCTCCAATCCCTCCCcgggaggagaaaaaaaaataaatacaggggaaaaaaatacaaaaaagttTATTGCAAACTACTACAATAATTTATTGAAGCAAACTGCATGCGAGTGAAGGAGAGACATCgaggggaggaggagctgcaggaaggctgTGTCAGTTTTAGGGCTTCAGAGGGGCATGGGAGGGGAGCTACACATCTCTCCTGCATCAGGGGCGAGCAGGCTGTGGTTAGAGGACAGACAGGCACCTGGCCACggccagaaaaagaaaagggagagctACAAGAGGTGTCATGGAAGGACAAGGCAGGGAGCGGCAGGGATCAGAGGTGTCCAGGCCgggaagcaaaggaaatgtttgaTTTTGCATCCCAGAAGTGCAGCCAGGGGCAAACCCTGCTCCACTGGGGCGGACGTGGGACGAggcagcctcccccagcctggTGCCAAGTGCTGGGTCACCAGAGGTGAGCAAGCCCTTGGCCCAAAGGCCTTTTAGTGCCATCCCTCGACCAACAAACCCCCGAGCTCTCCTTTAGTGTTCTGTGcaaggctctgcccagcctgcacctcccacaggcacaggggccagcagagacacagctccagcagcaccatgtCAGAAGGACAAAGCCAACCTGCCCCGAGGGCCAccaagtgtccccagagtgCTGCCCCTCTCTAGCCTGCAAGGGGAGGGGACCAGCTGCCACCCGGAAAGTTTCCTGCTGGAAACCACAGTAAAGCAATCCAAGCAAGACACTGGATCATCTCGACTGAAGGAACTGATTTAGTTTAACACCATTCTACCACCGACCTGCCACCAGGTGTGCTGGGCCCTCCCAtgagccaggctgctgccacagcGTGACCACGGGATGCCCACGCCCAGGGCACGGGACTGCTCAGCCTCCACCCGCCCCTACACCAGGAAGTGCTTGACTTGCTCTGACAAAGGTGTCAGTgcgagggggaggaggaggggagagagggagggggcaAACCAGGACAAACAGCCTGAGAAAAGCCAGCATGTTTGGGCCACAGCTGGATTTCCAGGCGTCATAGGGGACAGAGTGGGTGTTCAGAGTCAGTTTCCTGTTAATCCAATTAAATTCCACATTTTATTGCGGTTTTCCAGACCCCCAGGTACCCGATTTCAACAAGCTCCTGTGTGCTACACACCAACTCAGCTGATCCTGTGCTCAGACAAGATacttcagctctgctcccaaCCCCagaaacccaaccaaaaaacaagcaaataaacaaaaaacaggTTATTCTTCACCTCTTCCAAAACCGCTACGAATGCAAGGCCACTGAATCTCCACACAAAGtttcagagaagagaaaaaaaaaatccaagtctCCATAGCAGACACATCTTATCCTATGTAAACTTTTCCAAGGGCTCAAAGCTGCCCTAACTACACCAGCAGGCAACACCTGACCAGCCACGTTTCAGGGAAAactggggtgtctgtgcagaaAAGAGAAGCTTTCAGAACACGGCTACACAATCCCCCCTCAAAATGAGGGCAGGGAGAAAAGCTGACAGCCCATAGTCCCACATCAATCTATTGCCTTGGATAAACAAGCCTGAGAAAACCATATCCAGTCCCTGCTAACTGTGTCTTTGTCTAGACCTGGAAAGGAGAGGCAGAGTTGGATGAGGAGCACCACATCCCCCAGCAGCAAGTAGCTCAGGGCTGTCCCAAAAGTCACAAGTCACAAGAACAAGTTCCTGGCTAACAACGTCCTTCCCCAAAAGGCTGGAGGCAAAACAGGCATTGAATGCAAGGAGCTCACCcggagctgggagggagggagagacagCCCATCACTCACCTCATCCTCCTGCTAACACGCTGCTGCAGAGACTCCCACTGCACACAGGCTcttctccaggggctctccCTCTACTCTGCAAAAGCTGCAAGACACATCTGACTCCAGAGCGCTGCCTTcacctcagctctcccagctgctggcacaatGGCACTGGAGCTCCCTGCACTGGAGCCTACTGGGAAACAGCCTGAACCCCTTCCACCCCCGCCCCTAAGAACAGAACTAAAAAATACCGACccttttttaaacaataaataagGAATCTTGTTACCACAACACAAAAACGAAGCATGTTCAAAGTGCAAATTACTGTCGTCAAACTGGGATGCTCCTCCTTGCCTCTCCCACGCAGGGCTCCTGTAGCCCCCGGGCCTCTCCAAGCAAACATGATCTACGAGCCAGGGCGTTCCCTCCCTCCActtcctgccagggctggagcaggggagcgTGGTGGGAGCGGGATGTGCACTGCTGCTTCACAGCTCACCCTGCCGAGGGGCTAAAGTGCCAAACTCCCAGCCCCGGCCAGGAAGGAGGAGACTGCAAGGACCAGAGTGCAGTGGTGCATAGAAGTCGGGACCAGGGGCAGAGGGAGTCCTAAGGAACTTCTCCAGAGCACGTCCAACGCTTTTTAGTTTGCCAGTGGGGCCATGCCAAGGAGCCAGAAAGGCAACAACTGCTTTGGGGTAGAGCGAGGGGTTTCGGCAGTGCCCCCTCCCTTGGAGAAATCCGCCGCTCAATCCAACTTGCTCTGGCAATGGCAGCACGTGCCCCTTTCCACAGAGGGGCCgcgggagagagagaagtggttGGGAGAAAGAGGATGTGCTGTGATCCGCGCTGGAGGGGAGCAGACCCTTCAGTTATTTACTAGTATTGTAAGTTTTGTTTAACTTTCCTCTCTTTCAGTAAGtgcctcctccttttttttttttttccttttccttttaaatacagAGTCCCAACTGTCCCAGCACCCAGGTGCTCCCCTGCCACTAGGGTCCAGTGGAGTCTGAATCTTCAATGAGCACCTCCGTGCTGGCTCCCAGCATCTCTGTGTTCATGACCAGCCCCTCCGGGTTcgcgctgctgccgctgcccaCGAAGAGCTTGCCATCAGCCACCAGGCTCACACGCTCTGCCCCGCCACAGTAGGGCTTTGGCATCCCctctgggctcagcagcaggcaaTCTGCTGGGGGAGCACTGCCCAGGGGGTCGGGGAGCAGCGGGAGGCCCTGGCCATCTGTGGGTGGCACAATGGCCTCGGGATTAGTGCCCAGGATATCGGTGCTGGTGATCAGGGCACCCGCGTTGGCAGCCAGTGCTTCAGCAATGAGCACTTCGGGGTGACTCTTGGCTTTGTGGGCCACCACGCTGTCCTTCTTCTCGAATTTCTTGCCACAAATATTGCAGGAGAATTGGTAGAAGGAGTCTGCATCATGCTTCTTCATGTGCCAGTTGAGGGAAGCCTTCTGCCGGCAGGTGAATCCGCAGATCTcacacctgggaggggacaatgaggaGGTCACAACAAAGGGACATCCACACACGCTCATAAGGACAATAGTAGTGAGGtggcagctcaggagaacagCAGGGGCTCACTAatgtcactgcagctccagctctgattTTATTTACTGAGGGCTTACGTTCCCCAGATCCACACCAAGACACGGCCCCGAGGAGCCGGTGACACAAGTGTGTGTTCAAAGAGAGCTGGGACACCAGGAGCAGGCTCCAGGCTGacttcagagctgctctgaaatgggtgttttgggggtccctcagAGCAGGAGGGCGAGGCACAGGCAGAGGTACTCACTGCAAGGGCTTCTCGCCCGTGTGGATCATGCGGTGCACTGCCAAGTTGTGGGAGCTCTTGAAGGCCCGGGCGCAGTACTCGCAGATGTAATCCCTTTGATCTGAAAGACAACACAGTTGCAGCACTGCTCTCCCACAGACCTGCCCCCTTTCCCAACTCTCCGGCAGTGCAGGTAAAGCTGCCCAAGGAGCAGAGCTACAAGTTCTGGGAAGAGGAGGTGTCccacaacacagcacagctgctgatCTGGAGAGGCGAGGCACGATTAAGACTCTCCTAAGAGCTAATTATCCACTCCAACCAAAACTGAAAGACTGGCAAATTGGGATAAATCAGACTTTATCTGTTGAGGCTTATTCCTCTACAGAGCTCCTGAGTGATGCCTGCCAGAAGGAGAATTAAAACCTCTATAGTctatttctttcatttgcttAAAAGATGGTAATCCAGAATTCAGTAataccctgctgctgctgcaaat
Protein-coding regions in this window:
- the CNTF gene encoding ciliary neurotrophic factor, which translates into the protein MAAAESPSAALRRRDLCSRGIRLAGKMRADVVDLLDAYVEQQGLDASASVAAVEGVPLAAVERWDEQTGTQRLLENLAAYRAFRALLAQMLEEQREQLGEADAGLGRALAAVLLQVSAFAYHLEELLRLESRGVPGEEGDEEEEEEDGPPPPPRLSLFEQKLRGLGVLRELAQWAVRSVRDLRQLAKPSPATGAAPGLAESP